The following are encoded in a window of Mustela nigripes isolate SB6536 chromosome 3, MUSNIG.SB6536, whole genome shotgun sequence genomic DNA:
- the RNF25 gene encoding E3 ubiquitin-protein ligase RNF25 isoform X2, which produces MAASASAAAGEEDWVLPSEVEVLESIYLDELQVVKGNGRSSPWEIFITLHPATAEDQDSQYVCFTLVLQVPAQYPNEVPQISIRNPRGLSDEQIQKISQALSQVANAGLGTAMLYELIEKGKEILTDNNIPHGQCVICLYGFQEKEAFTKTPCYHYFHCHCLARYIQHMERELQVQGQEQEHERQHAEAKQAVGVQCPVCREPLVYDLASLKAAPEPQQPMELYQPSAESLRQQEERKRLYQRQQERGGIIDLEAERNRYFISLQQPPAPVEPESAVEASRGSHPPSVLATELSASATTQPNPAAPLPVASQYTCEKIPGAGPNQQRLGETQKAMLDPPRASRGPWKQPERRHLKGGECHAHKGARDTQELPPPERPLKEPMDLKPEPCSQGLEGPPQEKGPGNWQGPPPRRTRDCARWERSKGRTPGSSYPRLPRGRGAYRPGTRREPLSLESEDGS; this is translated from the exons ATGGCGGCGTCTGCGTCGGCGGCTGCAGGGGAGGAGGACTG GGTACTGCCTTCTGAAGTCGAGGTGTTAGAGTCTATCTATCTGGATGAACTACAGGTGGTTAAAGGAAACGGCAG ATCCTCACCATGGGAGATCTTCATCACCTTGCACCCTGCCACGGCAGAAGACCAGGATTCACAGTATGTGTGCTTCACTCTGGTGCTTCAGGTCCCGGCACAG TACCCCAATGAGGTGCCACAGATCTCTATCCGTAACCCCCGAGGACTCTCAGATGAACAGATCCAAAA GATTTCACAGGCACTGAGCCAGGTGGCCAATGCTGGGCTGGGTACTGCCATGCTCTATGAACTCATCGAG AAGGGGAAGGAAATCCTCACAGACAACAACATCCCTCATGGCCAGTGCGTCATCTGCCTCTATGGTTTCCAG GAAAAGGAGGCCTTTACCAAAACACCATGTTACCACTATTTCCACTGCCACTGCCTCGCCCGGTACATCCAGCACATGGAGCGTGAGCTACAGGTTCAAGGCCAGGAACAGGAGCATGAGCGGCAGCATGCCGAGGCCAAGCAG GCAGTCGGTGTGCAGTGTCCGGTGTGCAGGGAGCCCCTCGTGTATGATCTTGCCTCATTGAAAGCAGCCCCTGAGCCCCAACAGCCCATG GAGCTGTACCAGCCCAGCGCAGAGAGCTTGCGCCAACAGGAAGAGCGCAAGCGGCTCTACCAGAGGCAGCAGGAGCGGGGGGGCATCATTGACCTTGAGGCTGAGCGGAACCGGTACTTCATCAGCCTCCAGCAG CCTCCCGCCCCTGTGGAGCCCGAGTCAGCAGTAGAGGCCTCCAGAGGATCCCATCCACCCAGCGTTCTTGCCACAGAACTGTCCGCCTCAGCAACTACCCAACCCAACCCAGCAGCCCCTCTGCCTGTGGCCTCCCAGTACACGTGTGAGAAGATTCCAGGGGCTGGACCAAATCAGCAAAGGTTGGGTGAAACCCAGAAAGCTATGCTAGATCCCCCCCGGGCCAGTCGAGGCCCCTGGAAACAGCCCGAACGGAGGCACCTAAAGGGAGGGGAGTGCCATGCCCACAAAGGTGCCCGTGACACTCAGGAACTGCCACCTCCCGAGAGGCCCCTCAAGGAGCCCATGGACCTAAAGCCAGAACCCTGTAGCCAAGGTCTTGAAGGTCCTCCCCAAGAGAAGGGCCCTGGCAACTGGCAGGGTCCCCCACCCCGCAGGACTCGGGACTGTGCTCGCTGGGAGCGTTCCAAGGGTCGGACGCCGGGTTCTTCCTACCCCCGCCTGCCTCGGGGTCGGGGAGCCTATCGTCCTGGCACTCGAAGGGAGCCCCTGAGCCTGGAGTCTGAGGATGGTTCCTAG
- the RNF25 gene encoding E3 ubiquitin-protein ligase RNF25 isoform X1 → MAASASAAAGEEDWVLPSEVEVLESIYLDELQVVKGNGRSSPWEIFITLHPATAEDQDSQYVCFTLVLQVPAQYPNEVPQISIRNPRGLSDEQIQKISQALSQVANAGLGTAMLYELIEKGKEILTDNNIPHGQCVICLYGFQEKEAFTKTPCYHYFHCHCLARYIQHMERELQVQGQEQEHERQHAEAKQKAVGVQCPVCREPLVYDLASLKAAPEPQQPMELYQPSAESLRQQEERKRLYQRQQERGGIIDLEAERNRYFISLQQPPAPVEPESAVEASRGSHPPSVLATELSASATTQPNPAAPLPVASQYTCEKIPGAGPNQQRLGETQKAMLDPPRASRGPWKQPERRHLKGGECHAHKGARDTQELPPPERPLKEPMDLKPEPCSQGLEGPPQEKGPGNWQGPPPRRTRDCARWERSKGRTPGSSYPRLPRGRGAYRPGTRREPLSLESEDGS, encoded by the exons ATGGCGGCGTCTGCGTCGGCGGCTGCAGGGGAGGAGGACTG GGTACTGCCTTCTGAAGTCGAGGTGTTAGAGTCTATCTATCTGGATGAACTACAGGTGGTTAAAGGAAACGGCAG ATCCTCACCATGGGAGATCTTCATCACCTTGCACCCTGCCACGGCAGAAGACCAGGATTCACAGTATGTGTGCTTCACTCTGGTGCTTCAGGTCCCGGCACAG TACCCCAATGAGGTGCCACAGATCTCTATCCGTAACCCCCGAGGACTCTCAGATGAACAGATCCAAAA GATTTCACAGGCACTGAGCCAGGTGGCCAATGCTGGGCTGGGTACTGCCATGCTCTATGAACTCATCGAG AAGGGGAAGGAAATCCTCACAGACAACAACATCCCTCATGGCCAGTGCGTCATCTGCCTCTATGGTTTCCAG GAAAAGGAGGCCTTTACCAAAACACCATGTTACCACTATTTCCACTGCCACTGCCTCGCCCGGTACATCCAGCACATGGAGCGTGAGCTACAGGTTCAAGGCCAGGAACAGGAGCATGAGCGGCAGCATGCCGAGGCCAAGCAG aaGGCAGTCGGTGTGCAGTGTCCGGTGTGCAGGGAGCCCCTCGTGTATGATCTTGCCTCATTGAAAGCAGCCCCTGAGCCCCAACAGCCCATG GAGCTGTACCAGCCCAGCGCAGAGAGCTTGCGCCAACAGGAAGAGCGCAAGCGGCTCTACCAGAGGCAGCAGGAGCGGGGGGGCATCATTGACCTTGAGGCTGAGCGGAACCGGTACTTCATCAGCCTCCAGCAG CCTCCCGCCCCTGTGGAGCCCGAGTCAGCAGTAGAGGCCTCCAGAGGATCCCATCCACCCAGCGTTCTTGCCACAGAACTGTCCGCCTCAGCAACTACCCAACCCAACCCAGCAGCCCCTCTGCCTGTGGCCTCCCAGTACACGTGTGAGAAGATTCCAGGGGCTGGACCAAATCAGCAAAGGTTGGGTGAAACCCAGAAAGCTATGCTAGATCCCCCCCGGGCCAGTCGAGGCCCCTGGAAACAGCCCGAACGGAGGCACCTAAAGGGAGGGGAGTGCCATGCCCACAAAGGTGCCCGTGACACTCAGGAACTGCCACCTCCCGAGAGGCCCCTCAAGGAGCCCATGGACCTAAAGCCAGAACCCTGTAGCCAAGGTCTTGAAGGTCCTCCCCAAGAGAAGGGCCCTGGCAACTGGCAGGGTCCCCCACCCCGCAGGACTCGGGACTGTGCTCGCTGGGAGCGTTCCAAGGGTCGGACGCCGGGTTCTTCCTACCCCCGCCTGCCTCGGGGTCGGGGAGCCTATCGTCCTGGCACTCGAAGGGAGCCCCTGAGCCTGGAGTCTGAGGATGGTTCCTAG